TTGTGCTCCCAGCACCAGCACGGCATGGCAACCGCTGGTTTCGGTGCCGGCCCGTGCGCCGATGCGCCAGGCGCGCCACACCAGCCACAGCCAGGGCAGGCCGAGGGTCCCCAGCAGCAGCAGATTGGACAGGACCAGCGTCAGGGCGCCCTCCGTTCGCATCAGGCGCCATTGTTCGGCAAACCCCATCATGCGTCGGGAAACGGCGTTCCTTCGTGACACAGCAGCCAGCGCTTGATATCGAGACCGGGACCCTGCGTCTCCCCGCCGTAGCCGCCCAAACCCGCTGCAGCGAGCACGCGATGACAGGGAACGATAATGGGCACGGGATTGTGCCGACAGGCGCCGCCCACGGGGCGCGGGGCGCTGTGAAGCCGGCGCGCGATATCCCCGTAGCTGCGGGTCTGACCGACGGGAATGGCCAGCATGGCCTCCCGCACACGCTGCTGAAAGGCCGTCGCAGCCGGCGTCAGCGGCAGATCGAAGCGCGTATTCGGGTCCTTGAAATAGGCCTTGAGACGCTCGGCCACACGTTGCGGGAACGGTCCGGTCGGTGCCTGCAGGGGGTGATCGGCCGGCAGGAAATCGATCTCGGCCAGTCGCCCGCCTTCGCAGCGCAGGCCGAGCGGACCGATAGGCGAGACGATCACGGCGTCGTATGGCATGTCCCTATTCCTGTAACAACAACTGGATAGAGGTTGCGCGCATCGTCCACCAGACCCGCCTTGGCCAGCATCTCGGCGGCGTGGAACCGCGCCGTCTGCCCCCAGGGATCCGCTGCATCGGCGCTGAAATACATCGCCGAACGCAGGTAAAGCCAGGCGGCCTGCTGATAGTGACCGAGCGCCCCGTACGATTGCGCCATCCAGTATAGAACCTCGCGCTGCTGTTGGGGATCGATCAGCCTCGGCTGCAACGCCGTGAACAGATTGATGGCCTGCTGGTTACGCTTGACGGTCTGCAGGTCGAAGATCACCTGCATGAAATTCGCGGCGTGATCGTGGTCCAGTTTGGGCATCTTGGCCAGCATGCCGTACAACAGGTCGATACCGCGGTCCTCCTGCCCGGCGAGAATGTGAATGCGCGCCAGGCGCAGCTCCCAATCGAACGGATCGACGCCCTGCGGTGGGGCGTCGAGACCGTCCAGCAGACGGGAGGCCAGCGGAATGTTGCCCTGCTGCAGGGCGTGATTGGCCAGCACATGGCGGATCACCGGCGGGATGTCGGCTATTTGAGGAAACCGCTTGCTGTGCAGGAACAAGGCGTCGAACACCGCCTTGCCGCCCGGCGCCTTGATCAGCGAGAGCCCCAACTTGCGGTAGGCCGTCAGCCTGGCCTCCGCCTGTGCCCCCTTGCGGGCCTCCAGCGCATACAGGGCACGAGCCAGCACATCGTGCTTGTTGCGGGTGGCCGCCGCGCCGGCACCCAACCAGCTTTGGTCGTCGCCGATCAGAAAACCGTGGGTATTACCGTACTTCTGCGCCTCGGCCAGATAGGCGTCCCAAAGCGCGTCCGCGGAGGGCGTGAACAGGCGGTCGTCGAGCGGCCGGCCGTCGAGGATGGCGAGGACCTGTTCCAACTGGCGTGCTTCGCTGCGCGGATTGTGGGACACCTTGGATGCGAGCGAAGCCACGTACCAGAGACGTGCCCGGTTCGCATCGGACAGCCCCTTCGCCTTGACTGCCTTCTCAACGACAGCCTGGGCCTGTTTCGGGGTGATACGCCCGGCGCGCAAACCGGCCAGCAGTTCGAGCGCCTTGGCCTCACCGCCGTCGATTCCCTTGACCACCCGCAGGGCGCGCCCGGGCTGATCGAGGCGCAGCAGCACCCGCGCCCGCAGCAACTGCTCCTCGTCGCCAGACTGTTCACCATAGTCCTGCTGATAACGCTGCAAGGCCGTCTGAGCATCCTGCAGCCGATCTTCACGCAAATAGCTGGTGATGATCAGCCGCTGCCAGGACTGAAAGGTCTTGTCGGGGGTTTTGGCGCCGGCCTGCAGGATGAGGCCGCGCAGCACCGTCCGC
This portion of the Gammaproteobacteria bacterium genome encodes:
- a CDS encoding methylated-DNA--[protein]-cysteine S-methyltransferase, giving the protein MPYDAVIVSPIGPLGLRCEGGRLAEIDFLPADHPLQAPTGPFPQRVAERLKAYFKDPNTRFDLPLTPAATAFQQRVREAMLAIPVGQTRSYGDIARRLHSAPRPVGGACRHNPVPIIVPCHRVLAAAGLGGYGGETQGPGLDIKRWLLCHEGTPFPDA